Below is a window of Bradyrhizobium sp. CB82 DNA.
CTCTCTTGACGGAAGACTAGCGCGCTTACCGTTTGGGGTGTCGACCCGCAAGCCTGAGGGGTTGCCAGATGTGTGCGATGAGCGGTGATCGGGTTCTTTCCTCGGTCAACGTTTCGATGATCGCAAGTCGTGTTCCTCGGCCGTCTCTTCAGGCACACCCACGTCGTCCTCGATTTGGCATGTCTGACCGAAGGCCGTCGTCGCTAAAGCGCCGCCTCGCTCTTATCCCCGCAACAGCCGGTTACGACTTTCTTCCCCTGGCCGCTGCGCGTCCATTCCTCGCGCAAGCCAAGAAAGTCGTGCCCTGGCTGCCCTCTACTGCGTGCCGGCCCCTTCGGGGTGCGGGTCGATCGCCTCCGGTCTGCCGCCAGCCATCGAGGCCGCGATGGGCGGCCCGGAAAACTGAAAGGACACGACAATGGCGACCATCGGCACCTTCACTTCGACCGGCAACGGCTTCACCGGCACTGTTCGCACCCTCGCTCTCAATGCCAAAGCCAAGCTGGTCCGGGTCGAGAACCCCTCCGACAAGGGACCGCATTTCCGCATCTTCGCCGGCAATGTCGAGCTGGGAGCCGCTTGGCAGAAGACCGCCCGGGACACCGAGCGCGATTACCTCTCGGTCAAGCTGGACGATCCGAGCTTCCCGGCTCCGATCTATGCCACCCTGATCGAGGTGGAGGGCCAGGAAGGTCTCCAGCTCATCTGGTCCCGCCCGAATCGGGATTGAGGGGCCCACGGCAATGGCCCCGCCGAAAGGCGGGGCCATTTGCCCGCTGTCACAGCCTCGGGTCACGGGGCCGTGATAGCCACTGGTGCATGTCATTCAAATGTATTACATTTCGCTGCGCGTGAGAATAGGGAGGTCGCTATGGCTTCGAATGCCTTGGTCCAAACCCGCATCGATGCGGACGTGAAGGAAAAGGCCACTGCGGTTCTGGAAAACATGGGTCTCACGGTATCCGACGCCGTTCGGATCCTGCTGACGCGCACGGCCAATGAAGGGATGCTTCCTCTGGAACTCGTGAGCAACAGCCAAGCTTACGATAGCTGGTTTCGTGAGAAGGTGAGCCAGGCGCTGGCGGAAACCCGGCCCAATCTCGATGATTCCGAGGTCGAAGCACATTTTGCGCAACGCCGTGCCGCCGCGCTCCGAAAAGCTGCGGAGCAAGAGTGGTGACATTCGTGGCCCGTCGAATGCGGGGCCTTTCTGGTTTCTGCACGCGGAGATCGCGCAACCAGTGAAGCGCTTGGATGGCGCGCATCGCTGGTGGCCCGGACAGAATAGCTTACTGGCAACGGGTCGGACGAAGGCGTCAGGTTGCCGAGTTTGATCGCGCGGCGACGAGCATCGGTGTGCACGCACCACGACTTTGGCCGGGACGGCGTCAGTCAGGCCCAGATCATTCGCTGCGGTTATGCCGTCGACGAGTATCCGAGTTTGGTCGTCGAGTCCGGCCTGCAAAGAGCGCAGCTATTTCTTGCATCTGGTACCCGGATCGGGTGTCTTGTTTGGGGCCCCTTGAATTCTCGCCTTCCAGGCTCCCATAATTCGTTCCTGGCAAGGAGTGAATTATGCGTGCCGCCCTGTTGACCCCCAATGAAGTCGCAGCTCTGGCCGAGACCTCGAAGACAGTTGTTGAGAAGGCGCTCGAGCAGAAAGTCTTCGGCGCGGGCCGCGGTGCCAGCGGCAGGCTGCTGCCGCTGCATGCGGTTGCCCTTGCCGCTGCGGTGAAGTCTCTTGGTCGGCGGCTAACCGTCAATGACAAGAGGCTTGTCGCGCGCGAACTGGCCGCACTCTCGCCTTCAGCCATGAAGACGGCCGAGATCGAAGTGGCGCCGGCAGTGGTTCTGCGTGTCGGCCCCCTGACCCGCGACGCGGTCGAGCGCGCGGAGCGCTATGCTGCGGACCGGGATGCCTTCATCGAGGTCGCCGAGGGCGTCCAAGGTGGGCGTCCGGTCATCAAGGGCACCCGCCTGACCGTGAGCGCGATCCACGGCCGCCTCTCGTCAGGCGACACGATCGAGACCTTGATGGAGGACTATCCCGATATCCCACGCGGGGCTTTCGAGGCGGCC
It encodes the following:
- a CDS encoding DUF736 domain-containing protein: MATIGTFTSTGNGFTGTVRTLALNAKAKLVRVENPSDKGPHFRIFAGNVELGAAWQKTARDTERDYLSVKLDDPSFPAPIYATLIEVEGQEGLQLIWSRPNRD
- a CDS encoding type II toxin-antitoxin system RelB/DinJ family antitoxin, which translates into the protein MASNALVQTRIDADVKEKATAVLENMGLTVSDAVRILLTRTANEGMLPLELVSNSQAYDSWFREKVSQALAETRPNLDDSEVEAHFAQRRAAALRKAAEQEW
- a CDS encoding DUF433 domain-containing protein, with the protein product MRAALLTPNEVAALAETSKTVVEKALEQKVFGAGRGASGRLLPLHAVALAAAVKSLGRRLTVNDKRLVARELAALSPSAMKTAEIEVAPAVVLRVGPLTRDAVERAERYAADRDAFIEVAEGVQGGRPVIKGTRLTVSAIHGRLSSGDTIETLMEDYPDIPRGAFEAALLYAKTHPQVGRPVLRHRGSAA